The Chryseobacterium aureum genome contains a region encoding:
- a CDS encoding DEAD/DEAH box helicase translates to MNFKNLNLINPIIRAATEAGYSRPTEIQYSVIPHILAGRDVAVSADTGSGKTAAFAMPILQLLKRQTPDHKEIRTLILSPTSELVIQIEENLKMYSKYLPLSLLSIYEGTSVGSQLAALRKRVDVLVATPGGLLEVENQRHIDLSKIELFVLDDADKMLDLGFINEVKKVLNMISTKRQNLFFCATMPGSLKYFAKGVLNNPVEVIVDPVSSLPRTAKRPVLKNIQKLIGSTIAVRLS, encoded by the coding sequence ATGAATTTTAAAAATTTAAACTTAATCAATCCCATTATCCGTGCAGCAACAGAAGCCGGATATTCCAGACCCACTGAAATACAGTATTCTGTAATTCCACATATTCTGGCGGGAAGAGATGTTGCCGTATCTGCGGACACCGGTTCAGGGAAAACAGCCGCATTTGCGATGCCTATTTTGCAGCTGCTGAAAAGACAGACCCCGGATCATAAGGAAATTCGGACGTTAATCCTTAGTCCTACTTCGGAATTGGTGATTCAGATCGAAGAAAATCTTAAAATGTACAGTAAATATCTGCCATTATCTCTGCTTTCCATTTATGAAGGTACTTCTGTTGGAAGCCAGCTTGCGGCGCTCAGAAAAAGAGTAGATGTTCTTGTGGCCACACCGGGAGGTCTTCTTGAGGTAGAAAATCAGAGACATATTGATCTCTCTAAAATTGAGCTGTTTGTTTTAGATGACGCAGATAAGATGCTTGATTTGGGATTCATTAATGAAGTAAAAAAAGTTCTGAATATGATCTCCACCAAAAGACAAAACCTGTTTTTTTGTGCCACAATGCCGGGAAGTTTAAAATATTTTGCCAAAGGGGTTCTGAATAACCCCGTCGAAGTTATTGTGGATCCGGTTTCTTCCCTGCCAAGAACAGCGAAACGCCCGGTTCTTAAGAATATTCAGAAGCTGATAGGCAGCACAATAGCCGTCAGATTATCATAA
- a CDS encoding MaoC family dehydratase, whose product MIIINNFNEYKALEGQMLGDSAWHRIDQDQINRFADATLDHQWIHTDQEKAEKEGPFKSTIAHGYLTLSLIPYLWKQIADVRNVKMEINYGIENLKFGDAVPVNSEVKLQATVKSVTDLRGTVKAVVEARLLIKDHKKPAYTGDVIFLYHFKD is encoded by the coding sequence ATGATTATTATTAATAATTTTAATGAGTATAAGGCTCTTGAAGGACAGATGTTGGGAGATTCTGCCTGGCACAGGATAGATCAGGATCAGATCAACAGGTTTGCAGATGCCACTTTGGATCATCAGTGGATTCATACGGATCAGGAAAAAGCTGAAAAAGAAGGACCTTTTAAATCCACTATTGCCCATGGGTACCTTACGTTATCATTGATTCCGTACCTCTGGAAGCAGATTGCGGATGTGAGAAATGTAAAAATGGAGATCAATTACGGAATAGAAAACCTTAAATTTGGAGATGCAGTTCCTGTAAACAGTGAAGTAAAGCTGCAGGCAACCGTAAAATCCGTCACAGACCTCAGAGGAACTGTAAAAGCAGTTGTAGAAGCAAGGCTTTTAATTAAAGACCACAAAAAACCTGCCTATACCGGAGATGTTATTTTTCTTTATCATTTTAAAGATTAA
- a CDS encoding cold-shock protein, with amino-acid sequence MQEGTVKFFNEAKGFGFITPADGSKDIFVHSSGLSTRMIRENDKVVFDVQKSDKGLNAVNVKFA; translated from the coding sequence ATGCAAGAAGGCACCGTAAAATTTTTCAATGAAGCAAAAGGCTTCGGTTTTATTACTCCGGCAGACGGAAGTAAAGACATATTTGTACATTCTTCAGGATTAAGCACCAGAATGATCCGTGAGAATGATAAAGTAGTTTTTGATGTACAGAAAAGTGATAAAGGTTTAAATGCTGTTAACGTGAAGTTCGCATAA
- a CDS encoding zinc-binding dehydrogenase yields MKTIVINNYGGPEVLQLEEMPVPVIKDPTQVLVKVRATSVNPLDYQIRRGDYASFFDLPFVTGHDIAGDIVAVGEAVKKWKAGDKVYYSPRFGSSGSYSEYHLTDGSSLSRMPDNISYEEAASIPLIGGTVWEMLVGRAKLQKGNSILILGGAGGVGTLAIQVAKSFGAFIYTTGQSILHEKLKDLGADVVIDHHKESWMEKIQSHTDGKGVDVIIDTVGGSTLSDSPLALADYGSVVTLVDIPQPQNLINAWEKNATYHFVFTRQSRDELHHITELIEAGQIKPVIDSRYPLEDVQKAHQRMENSKRENPLFGKIILTL; encoded by the coding sequence ATGAAAACAATTGTTATTAATAACTATGGCGGCCCGGAAGTTTTGCAGCTGGAGGAAATGCCTGTTCCTGTTATAAAAGATCCGACTCAGGTTCTGGTAAAAGTAAGAGCAACCTCTGTTAATCCTCTCGATTACCAGATAAGACGGGGTGATTATGCCTCATTTTTTGATCTGCCTTTTGTTACAGGTCACGATATTGCCGGTGATATTGTTGCCGTAGGGGAAGCTGTCAAAAAATGGAAAGCCGGCGATAAGGTGTATTATTCTCCCCGCTTTGGCAGTTCGGGCAGTTATTCGGAATATCATCTTACTGACGGGTCTTCGTTATCAAGAATGCCTGACAATATCAGCTATGAGGAAGCTGCTTCTATTCCGCTTATCGGGGGGACTGTCTGGGAAATGCTTGTAGGACGCGCAAAATTACAAAAAGGCAACAGCATTCTCATTCTTGGCGGTGCCGGAGGTGTCGGAACACTTGCTATTCAGGTAGCAAAATCATTTGGCGCTTTTATCTACACCACAGGGCAAAGTATTTTACATGAAAAGCTGAAGGATCTGGGAGCTGATGTAGTTATTGATCATCATAAAGAAAGCTGGATGGAAAAAATACAATCACATACGGACGGAAAAGGGGTGGATGTGATTATTGATACTGTAGGAGGAAGCACACTTTCTGACAGTCCGCTTGCTTTAGCTGACTATGGTTCTGTTGTAACGCTGGTTGATATTCCACAGCCACAAAATCTCATCAATGCCTGGGAAAAAAATGCTACCTACCATTTTGTTTTCACCCGGCAAAGCAGGGATGAGCTTCATCATATTACTGAATTAATTGAAGCCGGACAGATAAAACCTGTTATAGACAGCAGATACCCGCTTGAAGATGTTCAGAAAGCTCATCAGAGAATGGAGAATTCAAAAAGGGAAAATCCTTTATTCGGGAAGATTATTCTCACCTTGTAA